A genome region from Nicotiana tabacum cultivar K326 chromosome 13, ASM71507v2, whole genome shotgun sequence includes the following:
- the LOC107817228 gene encoding uncharacterized protein LOC107817228 isoform X2, giving the protein MAKEFNVPPVVFPSGGNPGPQQRRLPTAPFQPPKSSNPSIPFMSFDVGSAAASTSFSTPQFASTTIGGGSTGFEDEPPLLEELGINTKQIYQKTLSILNPFRVKSDLHEDADLSGPFIFLMAFGLFQLLAGKLHFGIILGWVIMASLFLYVVFNMLAGRNGNLDLYRCVSLIGYCMLPIVILSAISLFLPGGLVIKVVTGVFVIWSTRVCTRLVVELASCGDEHRGLIAIK; this is encoded by the exons ATGGCGAAAGAGTTCAACGTCCCGCCGGTGGTTTTTCCGTCGGGCGGAAACCCCGGTCCACAACAACGTCGACTTCCAACGGCGCCGTTTCAGCCGCCGAAATCATCAAACCCTAGCATACCTTTCATGTCCTTCGATGTAGGATCTGCAGCTGCTTCCACTTCATTTTCCACTCCTCAATTCGCCTCCACCACAATCGGCGGCGGTTCAACGGGTTTCGAAGACGAGCCGCCGTTACTCGAAGAGCTAGGGATTAACACAAAACAAATTTACCAAAAAACCCTCAGTATTCTCAATCCCTTCCGCGTCAAATCAGATCTTCACGAAGATGCTGATCTGTCAGGGCCTTTTATATTTCTCATGGCATTTGGGCTTTTTCAATTACTGGCAGGAAAGCTTCATTTTGGAATTATATTAGGCTGGGTTATAATGGCTTCGTTGTTTCTTTACGTCGTGTTCAATATGCTCGCGGGCCGAAATGGGAATTTGGATTTGTACAGGTGTGTTAGCCTGATCGGTTACTGTATGTTGCCTATTGTGATTTTGTCCGCGATCTCGTTGTTTTTGCCTGGAGGATTGGTGATTAAAGTGGTGACAGGAGTTTTCGTGATATGGTCCACCCGGGTTTGCACTAGGCTCGTGGTTGAACTGGCGTCCTGTGGGGATGAGCATCGTGGCCTGATCGC TATCAAATAA
- the LOC107817226 gene encoding putative aspartyl aminopeptidase yields MAANAVARFQFLQPYPFPKPSVLLSKFPHSSSPRFSINVPNVNNPYRIHFRKFSAVTSPLCSTSGSIPESAESSESSTSIVGDLLDYLNESWTQFHATAEAKRQLIAAGFHLLKENEKWDLQPGGRYFFTRNMSSLVAFAIGKKYSIGNGFHVIAAHTDSPCLKLKPKSASTKSGYLMVNVQLYGGGLWHTWFDRDLSVAGRVILRADDGSFLHRLVKITRPLLRVPTLAIHLNRTVNQDGFKPNLETQLIPLLATKTENATADSTEKSNVSSSKDVHHQLLLQILSDELSCKIDDIVSVELNLCDTQPSCLGGANNEFIFSGRLDNLASSFCGLRALVDSCALPEDLSNEHAIRMIALFDNEEVGSDSYQGAGAPTMFEAMRRITHCLSHQSAGESDFARAIRHSFLVSADMAHGVHPNFVDKHEEHHRPELQKGLVIKHNANQRYATSGVTSFLFKEVARLHSLPTQDFVVRNDMGCGSTIGPILASGVGIRTVDCGIAQLSMHSVREICGKEDIDIAYKHFKAFYQTFSSIDRKLIVD; encoded by the exons ATGGCGGCCAACGCCGTAGCTCGATTCCAATTCCTACAACCATATCCATTCCCCAAACCTTCAGTACTTCTCTCAAAATTCCCTCACTCCTCATCACCGCGTTTCTCCATTAATGTCCCCAACGTCAATAATCCCTACCGCATTCATTTCCGTAAGTTCTCAGCCGTCACATCACCTCTGTGCTCCACCTCCGGCTCAATTCCAGAG AGTGCTGAAAGTTCTGAATCGAGTACATCAATTGTTGGCGACCTGTTAGACTATCTGAATGAGTCATGGACTCAGTTTCATGCTACAG CTGAAGCAAAAAGGCAACTAATTGCCGCTGGATTTCATCTGctgaaagaaaatgagaaatgGGATCTGCAGCCTGGTGGGCGCTATTTCTTTACACGGAACATGTCCTCTTTGGTTGCATTTGCCATTGGAAAGAA GTATTCTATTGGTAATGGCTTTCACGTGATTGCTGCTCACACAGATAGCCCATGTTTAAAACTAAAGCCAAAGTCAGCATCGACCAAATCTGGCTATCTTATGGTCAATGTGCAATTATATGGTGGTGGGTTATGGCACACTTGGTTTGATCGGGATTTGAGTGTAGCTGGGAGGGTTATTCTAAGAGCTGATGATGGTTCCTTTCTGCACAGGCTTGTGAAAATAACGAGGCCTCTCTTGCGAGTGCCTACGTTGGCTATTCATCTTAATCG AACTGTGAATCAGGATGGTTTTAAGCCAAACCTTGAGACTCAACTTATTCCACTACTGGCAACAAAGACAGAGAATGCAACTGCTGATTCCACAGAGAAAAGTAATGTGTCTTCTTCAAAAGATGTTCATCATCAACTCCTTCTGCAG ATCTTGTCAGATGAGCTAAGCTGTAAAATTGACGACATAGTTAGTGTTGAGTTAAATCTTTGTGATACCCAACCTAGCTGCCTTGGAGGTGCAAATAATGAGTTCATATTTTCTGGAAGATTGGATAATCTTGCGTCAAGCTTTTGTGGTTTGAGAGCTCTGGTTGATTCATGTGCTTTGCCCGAAGATTTATCAAATGAGCATGCAATTCGGATGATTGCTCTTTTTGATAATGAAGAG GTTGGTTCAGATTCATATCAAGGAGCTGGTGCGCCAACTATGTTTGAGGCAATGAGACGAATAACTCACTGCCTAAGTCATCAGTCTGCTGGAGAATCTGATTTTGCCCGCGCGATTCGCCACTCTTTTCTTG TGTCTGCTGATATGGCTCATGGAGTTCACCCTAATTTTGTGGATAAGCATGAGGAGCACCATCGTCCTGAATTACAGAAGGGGCTTGTAATCAAGCATAATGCAAATCAACGCTATGCCACGAGTGGAGTtacctcttttctttttaaaGAAGTTGCAAGACTCCACAGCCTTCCGACACAG GACTTTGTGGTGCGAAATGATATGGGATGTGGATCAACTATAGGTCCGATACTTGCTTCAGGAGTTGGAATTCGTACTGTTGATTGTGGTATTGCTCAGCTATCCATGCACAG CGTGAGAGAGATATGCGGAAAGGAAGATATTGATATTGCATACAAGCACTTCAAGGCATTTTACCAGACATTCTCAAGCATAGACAGGAAGTTAATTGTGGATTGA
- the LOC107817228 gene encoding uncharacterized protein LOC107817228 isoform X1 produces the protein MAKEFNVPPVVFPSGGNPGPQQRRLPTAPFQPPKSSNPSIPFMSFDVGSAAASTSFSTPQFASTTIGGGSTGFEDEPPLLEELGINTKQIYQKTLSILNPFRVKSDLHEDADLSGPFIFLMAFGLFQLLAGKLHFGIILGWVIMASLFLYVVFNMLAGRNGNLDLYRCVSLIGYCMLPIVILSAISLFLPGGLVIKVVTGVFVIWSTRVCTRLVVELASCGDEHRGLIAYACFLIYMLFSLLVIF, from the coding sequence ATGGCGAAAGAGTTCAACGTCCCGCCGGTGGTTTTTCCGTCGGGCGGAAACCCCGGTCCACAACAACGTCGACTTCCAACGGCGCCGTTTCAGCCGCCGAAATCATCAAACCCTAGCATACCTTTCATGTCCTTCGATGTAGGATCTGCAGCTGCTTCCACTTCATTTTCCACTCCTCAATTCGCCTCCACCACAATCGGCGGCGGTTCAACGGGTTTCGAAGACGAGCCGCCGTTACTCGAAGAGCTAGGGATTAACACAAAACAAATTTACCAAAAAACCCTCAGTATTCTCAATCCCTTCCGCGTCAAATCAGATCTTCACGAAGATGCTGATCTGTCAGGGCCTTTTATATTTCTCATGGCATTTGGGCTTTTTCAATTACTGGCAGGAAAGCTTCATTTTGGAATTATATTAGGCTGGGTTATAATGGCTTCGTTGTTTCTTTACGTCGTGTTCAATATGCTCGCGGGCCGAAATGGGAATTTGGATTTGTACAGGTGTGTTAGCCTGATCGGTTACTGTATGTTGCCTATTGTGATTTTGTCCGCGATCTCGTTGTTTTTGCCTGGAGGATTGGTGATTAAAGTGGTGACAGGAGTTTTCGTGATATGGTCCACCCGGGTTTGCACTAGGCTCGTGGTTGAACTGGCGTCCTGTGGGGATGAGCATCGTGGCCTGATCGCGTATGCCTGTTTCTTAATTTACATGCTCTTCTCTTTGCTAGTGATATTTTGA